One stretch of Planctomycetota bacterium DNA includes these proteins:
- a CDS encoding Gfo/Idh/MocA family oxidoreductase has translation MSALSPRCSGPSRRRFLQGATTAAAAVSIASLARPVHAGADETIKVALIGCGNRGTGAVVNALQTAGPVKLWAVADAFSDRVEQCLKAFRDGGTMIRTSVPQAIGERVDVATDRQFVGLNAYKQAIDAADVAILCGPPGFRPAHFEYAVERGKHVFMEKPVAADAPGVRRVLAAGKVAQEKGLKVGVGLQRHHEPKYLETIDRLRNGAIGDVLGLRCYWNGGTIKSPVTHDGLTEMEYQVRNWYFFHWLSGDHIVEQHVHNLDVCNWLLGATPVAAVGMGGRQMRTGKDFGDIFDHHSVEYTYPSGLKMFSFCRQITGCEPLVGEFAVGSRGTADVSGAKIQSSGEEWRYPRPRGNAKEASNQNPYQLEHDALFAAIRNNTPHNETESGAAATMTAILGRMATYTGRTVTWDEGFKSTKTLMPEQITGWDTMPLTLPSAEGYYKLPAPGLLRDV, from the coding sequence ATGTCCGCACTATCGCCCCGTTGTTCTGGTCCTTCGCGCCGCCGGTTCTTGCAGGGGGCGACCACCGCGGCCGCCGCCGTGTCGATCGCTTCGCTGGCGCGGCCGGTCCATGCCGGCGCTGACGAGACGATCAAGGTCGCACTGATCGGCTGTGGCAATCGCGGGACCGGCGCGGTCGTCAACGCTTTACAGACGGCCGGGCCGGTGAAGCTGTGGGCGGTGGCCGACGCATTTTCCGATCGGGTCGAGCAGTGCCTGAAGGCGTTCCGCGATGGTGGAACGATGATCCGCACGTCGGTGCCGCAAGCCATCGGCGAGCGGGTCGACGTGGCCACCGACCGGCAATTCGTCGGGCTCAACGCCTACAAGCAAGCCATCGACGCCGCCGACGTCGCCATCTTGTGCGGGCCGCCGGGTTTCCGGCCGGCCCACTTTGAATATGCCGTCGAGCGCGGCAAACACGTGTTCATGGAAAAGCCCGTCGCCGCCGACGCGCCGGGCGTGCGCCGAGTGCTGGCCGCCGGCAAGGTCGCCCAAGAGAAGGGGCTTAAGGTCGGCGTCGGCCTGCAACGCCACCACGAGCCGAAGTATCTCGAAACGATTGACCGGCTGCGCAACGGCGCGATTGGCGACGTGCTGGGACTGCGCTGCTACTGGAACGGCGGCACGATCAAGTCGCCGGTCACGCACGACGGCCTGACCGAAATGGAATACCAGGTCCGCAACTGGTACTTCTTCCACTGGCTCAGCGGCGATCACATCGTCGAGCAGCACGTCCACAACCTGGACGTTTGCAACTGGCTGCTGGGGGCCACGCCGGTCGCGGCCGTTGGCATGGGGGGCCGGCAGATGCGAACCGGCAAGGACTTTGGCGACATTTTTGACCACCACTCGGTGGAATACACGTACCCGAGCGGCCTCAAAATGTTCAGCTTCTGCCGGCAGATCACCGGCTGCGAGCCATTGGTGGGCGAGTTCGCCGTCGGCAGCCGCGGCACGGCCGACGTCAGCGGCGCGAAAATCCAATCGAGCGGCGAGGAGTGGCGCTATCCGCGTCCGCGGGGCAATGCCAAGGAGGCCAGCAATCAAAACCCGTACCAGTTGGAGCACGACGCGCTGTTCGCGGCCATCCGCAACAATACGCCCCACAACGAGACCGAGAGCGGAGCCGCGGCGACGATGACGGCCATTCTGGGCCGAATGGCGACGTACACCGGGCGAACGGTGACCTGGGACGAGGGTTTCAAGTCGACCAAGACGCTGATGCCCGAGCAGATTACCGGCTGGGACACCATGCCGCTGACGCTGCCCAGCGCCGAGGGGTATTACAAGCTGCCAGCGCCGGGATTATTGCGCGACGTGTGA
- a CDS encoding methyltransferase: MTDEFDEEVAGLSAAQLSALASEQLLIGLLPDVAGERVLCTSLGRAQLARAATAAGRREVTCWFLDQYRAALASEAVVQDTSAAGASALKIICNADFPTGEVDVVAIPTSSGGEADLARELIQQGHERLAVGGRLLTSTDNRRDRWLGEELGKRFDAVRRHELPLGTAYVATKSGPLRKLKNHACEFAFRDRGHLIRAYSRPGVFAHRRIDPGARQLLAQMDVRPGQRVIDIGCGSGTVALAAALRATGVTVHAVDSNARAVECTLRGAARNQLTNVTAELNAHGPYQGVGAYDMALANPPYYASFRIAEHFLRAAHESLRSGGRVWVVTKTPDWYAEQMPRWFDDVKIVESKSYYVASGTR, encoded by the coding sequence GTGACCGACGAATTCGACGAGGAAGTAGCAGGATTATCGGCCGCGCAGTTGTCGGCCCTGGCGTCGGAGCAGTTGCTAATCGGACTGCTGCCGGACGTTGCGGGGGAGCGGGTGCTATGTACTTCGCTGGGACGTGCGCAGTTGGCTCGGGCCGCCACCGCCGCCGGCCGGCGCGAGGTGACCTGCTGGTTTCTCGACCAATATCGGGCAGCATTGGCCAGCGAGGCTGTCGTACAAGACACCTCGGCGGCGGGTGCCAGCGCACTCAAGATCATCTGCAACGCCGATTTCCCCACCGGCGAAGTCGACGTTGTCGCGATCCCCACCTCCTCGGGCGGTGAGGCGGACCTGGCACGCGAGCTGATCCAGCAAGGCCACGAACGGCTTGCAGTTGGAGGCCGACTGCTGACCTCGACTGACAATCGCCGTGACCGTTGGCTTGGCGAAGAACTGGGCAAACGGTTTGACGCGGTTCGCCGGCACGAGTTGCCGCTGGGGACCGCCTACGTCGCGACCAAGTCCGGGCCGCTTAGGAAATTGAAGAACCATGCGTGTGAGTTTGCCTTTCGCGATCGCGGGCATTTAATCCGGGCGTATAGCCGGCCGGGCGTCTTTGCCCACCGGCGGATTGATCCGGGCGCGCGGCAGTTGCTGGCCCAGATGGACGTGCGGCCCGGGCAGCGTGTGATCGACATTGGCTGCGGCTCGGGGACGGTGGCGCTGGCCGCGGCGCTGCGAGCGACAGGCGTCACGGTTCACGCCGTTGACTCCAACGCCCGGGCTGTCGAGTGTACGTTGCGCGGCGCGGCGCGGAATCAATTGACAAACGTCACGGCCGAGTTGAACGCCCACGGGCCGTACCAAGGGGTGGGCGCGTACGACATGGCGCTCGCCAATCCGCCGTACTATGCGTCGTTTCGGATTGCCGAGCACTTCCTGCGCGCGGCACACGAGTCGTTGCGCTCCGGCGGCCGAGTGTGGGTCGTCACCAAGACGCCCGATTGGTATGCCGAGCAGATGCCCCGCTGGTTCGACGACGTGAAGATCGTCGAGTCAAAATCGTACTATGTCGCCAGCGGTACAAGATAA
- a CDS encoding LamG domain-containing protein has protein sequence MRTILTVLACLVPAVAWAQAPQALKRSLTFHASFDSSFDADFSRGDTHCVVKKGQQLVPVAPSDEVQLVSGAGKFGGAISFPKKGTTRPQFSGVGMLGYNDSNWNATVSVWLRLTPDQDLEPGYCDPVQIVGDDGKKGFIFLEWSKDETPRFFRYAIRPLVHIWNPTGVQWDQIPFEKRPMVQVANAPFDRQRWTHVVFTISHLNDKAHKPSGSLYLDGKPQGRIENWELTLGWDPAQVALVLGASYVGHLDDLAVFDRPLSDQEVEQLFKLERGIATLR, from the coding sequence ATGCGAACGATCCTGACTGTCTTGGCTTGTCTCGTACCCGCGGTCGCTTGGGCTCAGGCCCCCCAGGCGCTGAAACGGTCGCTGACGTTTCATGCCTCGTTCGATTCGTCGTTCGACGCCGACTTTAGCCGCGGGGACACGCATTGTGTCGTCAAGAAGGGGCAGCAGCTTGTACCCGTAGCGCCCAGTGACGAGGTACAGCTCGTCTCGGGCGCGGGAAAGTTCGGCGGCGCGATTTCCTTTCCCAAGAAAGGGACGACGCGTCCGCAGTTCAGCGGCGTCGGCATGCTGGGCTACAACGACTCGAATTGGAACGCCACGGTCTCGGTCTGGTTGCGCTTGACGCCCGACCAGGATCTGGAGCCCGGCTATTGCGATCCGGTGCAGATCGTCGGTGACGACGGCAAAAAGGGCTTCATCTTCCTGGAGTGGTCCAAGGATGAAACGCCGCGATTCTTCCGCTATGCCATTCGTCCGTTGGTCCACATCTGGAATCCGACCGGCGTGCAGTGGGACCAGATTCCGTTCGAGAAGCGGCCGATGGTCCAAGTGGCCAACGCGCCGTTCGATCGCCAGCGTTGGACGCACGTGGTGTTCACGATCTCGCACCTCAACGACAAAGCCCACAAGCCATCGGGCAGCCTGTACCTCGACGGCAAGCCGCAAGGCCGAATCGAGAATTGGGAGCTGACCTTGGGCTGGGATCCGGCCCAGGTGGCCCTGGTGCTTGGCGCCTCGTACGTCGGCCACCTGGACGACTTGGCGGTGTTCGATCGACCGCTTAGCGATCAAGAGGTCGAGCAGCTCTTTAAGCTCGAACGGGGCATTGCCACGCTGCGCTAG
- a CDS encoding DUF2071 domain-containing protein, whose protein sequence is MRLPVVEGLIERRILVNFRVDPAVLARQLPAPFRPKLVADHALAGICLIRLGDVRPRGLPRALGVSSENAAHRIAVQWDEDGVYREGVFVTRRDTNSRFNTWVGGRLFPGVHHHARIASEETSGRYRVKLDSDDRAVRLLVDAHVASEWPGRSVFPTLAEASAFFATGSLGYSPALSPGAFDGLELSCRTWSMTPLVVNRIESSIFADSNRFPTGSVEFDSALLMCNIPHEWRQRPVITNTPSLQGAAGTC, encoded by the coding sequence ATGAGGCTGCCAGTCGTCGAAGGTCTGATCGAGCGGCGTATCCTGGTCAACTTTCGCGTCGACCCGGCGGTGCTCGCACGCCAGTTGCCGGCCCCCTTCCGGCCGAAGCTGGTCGCCGACCATGCACTCGCCGGCATCTGTTTGATCCGGTTGGGCGACGTGCGGCCGCGTGGGCTGCCGCGCGCGTTGGGCGTCTCGTCCGAGAACGCCGCCCACCGGATCGCCGTCCAGTGGGACGAGGACGGCGTTTATCGAGAAGGTGTCTTCGTGACCCGGCGCGACACCAATTCGCGATTCAATACCTGGGTCGGCGGCCGGCTGTTCCCCGGCGTTCATCATCACGCCAGAATCGCGAGCGAAGAAACGAGCGGCCGCTACCGCGTGAAACTCGACAGCGATGATCGGGCGGTGCGCTTGCTGGTCGACGCGCACGTCGCCAGCGAATGGCCCGGCCGATCGGTCTTTCCGACGCTCGCCGAGGCGTCGGCGTTCTTCGCCACCGGCTCGCTTGGCTACTCCCCGGCCCTCAGCCCGGGCGCGTTCGACGGCCTGGAGCTATCTTGCCGCACGTGGTCGATGACGCCATTGGTCGTGAACCGCATTGAGTCAAGCATATTTGCTGACAGCAATCGGTTTCCCACCGGCTCGGTCGAATTCGACTCTGCACTTCTGATGTGCAACATCCCGCACGAGTGGCGGCAGCGTCCCGTCATCACCAACACCCCGTCACTCCAAGGCGCTGCTGGCACCTGCTAG
- a CDS encoding serine/threonine protein kinase, translated as MNQEASQSRFKILPHSVRSLSRGTSLQGAARTLRQQAWIGPVVTAVVLAVVGWLLYRTVENSLEAKLAEELNTILKADLTALDFWLREQSDNVAELAENGELVEDIAGLLALGERQATTVELLQAPELARVRTLLGTPRITARHNGFTIVNPAGRVLASKHDETVGKTMSDIYPEVGWLRKALAGEPTVSQPIPSAAFLPDRRGRLRSGVPTMFACGPVRNEAGKVIAALCMRIIPEVEFTKILNTAQFGASGESYAFNRDGLLLSSSRFDGRLKQLGLLPDDEDAQSILTLRLRDPLVDLASGARTPVGVERPLTHIASEATAGRDGVDVDGSRDYRGVPVIGAWRWLPAYNFGVATQVDYAEAFEPLRYVQVAFGVVFALLVLTGFGMLIAVLWASRLRLALRVAEVETKQLGQYTLERKLGEGAMGAVYQARHALLRRPTAVKLMHPQVNSDEALARFEREVQLTSQLTHPNTIAIYDYGRTAQGVFYYVMEYLDGIPLDVLVRKFGPQPEGRVVEILRQLCGSLAEAHACGLIHRDIKPANLLLNRRGRQFDVLKVLDFGLVKTIASLGDAAVTKAYSFVGTPHFMSPEAVNTPDAVDARSDLYAIGAVGYFLLCGQNIFDGKNVMEVCHQHLTQAPPPLSSRTPGPISPDLEALIHRCLAKNKEARPQSAEELAELLSQCRLTKPWTRADAEAWWAGLPTDMDATLDAPVPDAKRSIDTRPPAETMVFDGR; from the coding sequence ATGAATCAAGAAGCCAGCCAATCACGGTTCAAAATCCTGCCTCATTCGGTGCGCTCGCTGAGCCGCGGGACGTCGCTGCAGGGGGCGGCGCGGACACTGCGACAACAAGCCTGGATTGGCCCCGTAGTGACTGCCGTGGTGCTGGCCGTGGTGGGGTGGCTGCTTTATCGGACGGTCGAGAACAGTCTCGAGGCCAAGCTGGCCGAAGAATTGAACACCATTCTCAAGGCTGACCTGACGGCGCTCGATTTCTGGCTGCGCGAGCAGAGCGACAACGTCGCCGAACTGGCCGAGAACGGCGAACTGGTCGAGGACATCGCGGGGCTGCTGGCCCTGGGCGAGCGACAGGCCACGACCGTCGAGCTGTTGCAGGCGCCCGAGTTGGCGCGCGTGCGCACGTTGCTGGGCACGCCCCGTATCACCGCCAGGCACAACGGCTTTACCATCGTGAACCCCGCCGGCCGCGTCCTCGCGTCGAAGCACGACGAAACGGTCGGCAAGACGATGAGCGATATTTACCCCGAAGTCGGTTGGCTGCGCAAAGCCCTGGCCGGCGAGCCGACCGTGTCCCAGCCGATTCCCAGCGCGGCGTTTCTGCCCGATCGGCGTGGCCGCTTGCGGTCGGGGGTGCCGACGATGTTCGCCTGTGGGCCAGTGAGGAACGAAGCGGGCAAAGTCATCGCCGCGCTCTGCATGCGAATCATTCCCGAGGTCGAGTTCACCAAGATCCTCAACACCGCCCAGTTCGGCGCCAGCGGCGAGTCTTATGCGTTCAATCGTGATGGGCTGCTGCTGTCGTCGAGCCGGTTCGATGGCCGACTGAAGCAACTTGGCTTGTTGCCCGACGATGAAGACGCCCAGTCGATTCTCACGTTGCGGCTGCGCGATCCGCTGGTCGATTTGGCCAGCGGCGCGCGCACGCCCGTCGGCGTCGAGCGACCATTGACGCATATTGCCAGCGAAGCGACCGCGGGCCGGGATGGTGTCGATGTCGACGGCAGCCGCGATTATCGCGGCGTGCCGGTGATCGGCGCGTGGCGCTGGTTGCCCGCCTACAACTTTGGCGTCGCTACCCAGGTTGACTACGCCGAAGCCTTCGAACCGCTGCGCTACGTGCAGGTCGCCTTCGGCGTGGTCTTCGCGCTGTTGGTGTTGACTGGCTTTGGGATGCTGATTGCCGTGCTCTGGGCGTCGCGGTTGCGGCTGGCGTTGCGCGTGGCCGAGGTCGAAACCAAACAGCTTGGCCAATACACCCTGGAGCGCAAACTGGGCGAAGGAGCGATGGGGGCGGTCTACCAAGCGCGCCACGCGCTGCTGCGCCGCCCGACGGCCGTCAAGCTGATGCACCCGCAGGTCAACTCCGACGAGGCGCTGGCCCGCTTTGAACGCGAAGTCCAGTTGACCAGCCAACTGACTCATCCGAACACGATTGCGATTTACGACTACGGCCGCACGGCGCAAGGGGTGTTCTATTACGTGATGGAGTACCTCGACGGCATTCCGCTCGACGTGCTGGTCCGCAAGTTTGGCCCTCAGCCCGAGGGACGCGTCGTCGAGATACTTCGACAACTGTGCGGTTCATTGGCCGAGGCCCACGCCTGCGGGCTGATCCATCGGGACATCAAGCCCGCCAACTTGCTGTTGAATCGCCGCGGGCGACAGTTCGACGTGCTCAAGGTGCTGGACTTCGGGTTGGTGAAAACGATCGCGTCGCTGGGGGACGCCGCGGTGACCAAGGCGTATTCGTTCGTGGGGACGCCCCACTTCATGTCTCCCGAGGCGGTGAACACGCCTGACGCGGTTGACGCTCGCAGCGATTTGTACGCGATTGGCGCGGTCGGCTATTTTCTGCTCTGCGGCCAGAACATCTTTGACGGCAAAAACGTGATGGAGGTCTGCCATCAACATCTGACTCAAGCGCCGCCGCCACTTTCGTCGCGCACGCCGGGGCCGATTTCACCGGACCTCGAAGCATTGATTCACCGCTGCCTGGCCAAGAACAAGGAGGCCCGCCCCCAATCGGCCGAGGAACTGGCCGAGTTGTTGTCCCAGTGCCGGCTGACAAAACCTTGGACGCGCGCCGACGCCGAAGCCTGGTGGGCCGGGCTGCCAACCGACATGGACGCCACGCTCGACGCGCCGGTGCCCGACGCGAAGCGCTCGATCGACACCAGGCCACCAGCCGAAACGATGGTCTTCGACGGGCGGTAG